In Thalassotalea euphylliae, a single window of DNA contains:
- a CDS encoding IS110 family transposase, producing MKTVINQKIHVGVDTGKYQLDIYLRPLDIYFTVPNDEKGIAEAINQLKQYPVERIVIEATGRLEMPFIMACANSKLPFVIANPIHIKRFAGAIGQRAKTDKLDAQLIAHYGEVIKPALSQLKPATMQVMSDLVARRNQLLVMQTMEKNRLQSLPKSLSMTIKPILTAFKHQILKIEKKLVELIESCPEYQKKNTILQSMTGIGKIAAASIISNLPELGYVTGKQASSLVGVAPMNRESGRYKGQRRIQGGRHQVRTVLYMAMLSAIQSNPVFKDTYQRLVGAGKPKKVAIIACIRKMVVILNSMLRDEVMWEAPKA from the coding sequence ATGAAAACAGTCATCAATCAAAAGATTCACGTTGGGGTAGATACAGGTAAGTACCAACTTGATATATATCTTCGTCCTTTGGACATTTACTTCACCGTCCCCAATGACGAAAAAGGGATTGCAGAAGCCATAAATCAGCTCAAGCAATACCCTGTTGAACGCATCGTCATTGAAGCGACAGGGCGGTTAGAAATGCCGTTTATTATGGCGTGTGCGAACAGCAAACTGCCGTTTGTTATCGCCAATCCTATTCACATCAAACGCTTTGCAGGTGCGATTGGACAGCGCGCTAAAACAGACAAACTTGATGCGCAGCTTATCGCTCATTATGGGGAAGTGATTAAACCAGCACTATCACAACTCAAACCAGCCACTATGCAAGTCATGAGTGATTTGGTCGCCAGAAGAAATCAGTTACTTGTGATGCAAACGATGGAAAAGAACCGCCTTCAGTCTTTGCCAAAAAGCTTATCAATGACCATCAAGCCGATACTTACCGCGTTTAAACATCAAATCCTAAAAATTGAAAAGAAACTCGTTGAACTCATCGAATCTTGCCCTGAATACCAGAAGAAAAATACGATTCTGCAAAGCATGACAGGTATCGGCAAAATAGCGGCCGCATCAATCATCAGTAATTTACCAGAGCTTGGCTATGTAACGGGTAAACAAGCGAGCAGCCTAGTTGGTGTTGCGCCGATGAATCGAGAAAGTGGCCGTTATAAAGGACAACGGAGAATCCAAGGTGGGCGGCACCAAGTGCGCACGGTGTTATATATGGCGATGCTGTCAGCGATTCAAAGTAATCCGGTGTTTAAAGATACCTATCAACGATTAGTTGGTGCAGGCAAACCTAAAAAAGTGGCGATAATTGCCTGTATCAGAAAGATGGTGGTGATATTAAATTCGATGCTCAGAGATGAAGTAATGTGGGAAGCGCCAAAAGCTTAA